From the Jeongeupia sp. HS-3 genome, the window TCGATATGCCCTTGTCGGGCTTTTCGCGCGGCGCGGACAAACAGACGCCATTCAGCATCGGCGCCACCCGGCTGGCAGCGAACATCTGCTACGAAGACGTCTTCGGCAGTGAAATCGCTCAGGCACTGCCCGAAGCAACCATGCTGGTCAATTTCAGCAATCTCGCCTGGTTCGATGGCTCCTGGGCGGCCGAGCAGCAGTTGCAGATGTCGCAAGCACGAGCGCTGGAAACCGGTCGCTACATGCTGCGCTCAACCAATACCGGCGTCACCGCCATCATCGATGCACATGGCCGCGTCACCCAGCGACTCCCACAGCGCGTACGCGGCGTGCTTGAAGGCACGGCCACCAATCACATCGGTCTCACCCCTTACGGTCGCTGGAAAAACGGGCCGATTTTGCTGATCTGGGTCGTCGTCTTGTTGGGGCTAGGCATGTGGGCGCGGCGGTCTTCGAGTCAGCGTCAGTCCTAAATCAAGTCACACCAAGACGTGCCCGATCACACGCCTTCCTTACGCCTTTTCAAGGCGAACATATAGCGGAAATCGGCAAACGGGCAGACATGCGGCAGAGTGCTCATTCGCCCTCTGCCGCTTGTCGTTCAGCCCTGCCAAACCCGCCATCATCCGGCCTCTCTTCTTGATTTTGCAGGGGTGCTCACCCATTCTGGGGAACAGCCAGTGCGCAAAAAATCTGACGTTGCCGCGCAGATTCAGACTTGATCGATGCCACTGGCTCATACGGCCCCCTGACCGAGCAGCATGCTCCGATCAGCACGTGGCGGCATGAAACTTACCTACTGCGTAGGCATGGCAGGGTAAGGAGGAGAACTCGGTGAACTCGCGCGCCCTGCTGTTGTACGGCAGTGAGCCGGACCGCTCGAATCCGGCGTTTCTGCCCAGTGCCATTCCCGGCTGGTACTGGATCGTTGCCGCCCATCCTGGCACTGTTCAGCAACTGATCGATGAAGAAAAACCCCACGTCGGCCTGATCCACCTGAGCCATTTCTCCGATCAATATCTGGACGAGCTGGAAGCGCTCATTCACCGCAATCCACAAATCGAATGGATCGTCGCCGCCGACCCCGAGCTGCTAGCCTCAACGGCGGTCGGTCATTTCATTTCCTGCAGTTGCTACGACTATCACACCCTGCCGGTCGATCTGCCCCGGCTGGAGGTCACCCTCGGGCACGCGTGGGGTCGAGCGCAAATGCGCCTGCGCCATGGCAGCCAGCCCCACCCCGGTCAATTCGGCATGATCGGCGCATCCGAACCCATGCAGCGGCTGTATCGCAGCCTGCACAAGGTCAGCGCTAGCGATGCACCGGTACTGATTCAGGGCGAGAGCGGGACAGGCAAGGAATTGGTTGCACGCGCGATTCATCGTCACTCTCCCCGGGCCGAACAGCCGTATATCGCGGTCAATTGCGGCGCCATTCCGGTGAACCTGATTCAATCCGAACTATTCGGCTATGAAAAAGGCGCGTTCACCGGTGCCAATCAACGCAAGATCGGTCTGATTGAATCAGCGCATGAGGGCACCGTTTTTCTCGATGAAATCGGCGACCTGCCGTTTGAATCGCAGGTCATGCTGCTGCGCTTTTTACAGGAACACAGCATCGAGCGTGTCGGCGGCCATACGCCGATCAAGGTGGATGTACGGGTGATTGCAGCCACCCACGTCGATCTGGAGCTGGCCGTTGAAGCACGCAGCTTCCGCGAAGACTTGTTCTACCGGCTCAACGTGTTGCGCATTACCGTGCCGCCACTGCGTGAGCGCCTTGATGACATCGACCCCCTCGCCGATTGGTGTTTCGAGGTTTTCAGCAGCGAAAAAAATAGCCACGTTCAAGGGTTCAGCCAGCGCGGCAAACAGGCGATGTCGCGCTACACCTGGCCGGGCAACGTTCGGGAACTGATCAATCGCATACGCCGTGCCATGGTGATGAGCGAAAACCGGCTGATTACGCCGGAAGACCTGCTACTGACACCGCCCGATACCAATGTCGCAGAAGCCTCGCTGGAACACGCACGCGACAAGATAGAGCGCGATTTGATCGAACACGCACTACAACTCAACAAGCAGAACGTCACCGAGACTGCGAGACACCTCGGTTTGTCGCGCTCGACCTTATACCGCTTGATGAACAAGCTCGAACTCAAACAATGATCGGCCGCGGCGGCACCCTCCCCCGGTAATCAACCACTCGTACCTACATCACCGCCAGTCAGTCATTTGCTTGAATGCCGAGAACAGGAGAGACGTTGTGAGTCGAAAACCAAACAAAATCGCCAGTACGATCATTATTTTGGGAATAGCCGCGGTACCCGCAGCTTATGCGAGCAGTGACGCCGGCTCTCCTGACTCGCAAGCCGAATCGGCCGCGGTACAAACGACGCCGCTTCAAGCGGCACAGGCTTCCGATGCGGAAAAACCGGCGAATGACTCACCTGCGCCCACACCGCAAGCACAAGCGGAAGCAAAGCCCGCACAGCAACCCGTCATGACGCTTAAAGAAGCCGCCGATATTCTGGCGCCAGGCGTACTGACCCCCAAGGGGGGCCTCGTTCTGGATCCCTCGCTGCAGTACTCCTATTCGGATGGCAGCCGGGTTGCATTGGTCGGCTATTCGGTGATTCCTGCGGTCACGGTAGGCCTGATCGATATCCGGGAAGAAAACCGCTCCAGCTTGACCGCGGCATTGGCGGTACGCTATGGCCTAACGGAAAGACTGGAAATTGAAACCCGGATTCCCTATGTGTATTCCCGTGATGAATCGCTGGATCGCCCTTTTCTGAATGGATCGATTGATCCAACCGTATTCAACTCATCGGGCTCAGGCGTGGGCGACGTTGAAGTGGCCATGCGTTACCAGCTTAACCAACCTCCGAATGGCAGCCCTTATTACGTGGCCGCAATACGTGCCAAATCAGACACAGGCGAAGGAACGTTTGACGTTCCTTATGATGCCAAAACAGGTCTGGCCACAGAACTGCCGACCGGATCCGGCTTCTGGGGCCTGCAAGGCACCCTGTCTGCCATTATCCCGTCCGATCCGGCCGTGTTTTTTGGCAGTCTCAGTTATATGTGGAATATCCAGCGAGACGTCAATAAAACCATTTCCTACCGCGTAGCCGCAGATGACACGCTGCTCCCGAATCAGTTTGCAGTTAAAGAGGAATTTATCGGCAAAGTGGACCCGGGTGACGTGGTTCAACTGGCCATTGGCATGGGCTTCGGCATTAACGAGCGCAGTTCTTTCAGTCTGAGCTATGACCACAGCATCATCACCAAAACCAAGATCAATGGCGAAATTCCCTCAGGATCCACCTTTGTGCAGGTTGGCATCCTGCAACTGGGGCTATCTTACCGCCTGAATAGCAGCACCACCGTTAACCTTGCCCTCGGCATCGGTACCACCGATGATGCCCCGGCGGTGCAAATGACGGTTCGGGTGCCAGTTAGTTTCTGATACGGATCGTTCTTTACCTGCAACACACAAAAAAACCGGCGGTTGCCCAAAAGCAAGCGCCGGTTTTTTACATCGCCGATCCATCCATCAACTTAGCGAGCGCCTCGGGTCAAACCCTGATTGATCGCACTGAGTACCCGATTGCTCAGCACCGTCGAAAATGAATTGGCAGAAACACTCAGCACCGTGCTCACGCCGATATTCCTATCGTTTGCCGAGTTCTGGATAATCGCGGTCGGCAGGATATTATTTGCCGCTCCCAGCAGCAAAATATTGGTCGCGCCTGCGGCACTCAAACCTGCGGTGCCTGCCCGCAGCTGTGGCGTTGAAATAGAGATGGATGGCAAGGATGACTGATTACTCCACTTAAAACTGGCTGAAGCCTCGATTTTCCCATCCAGGGTGATCACTCGCTCAATGGCGAAATTGACGGCCAGTGACCGGCCCATATCGGCCCCCCCCTGTATGCCGGCCAGTGTATCGGCACTGACGACAGACGCCTCTGCAACAATGATGCGGTCATTTGCACCATCCGCTGGCCGGGCTGCCGGCGCATTCGTTGCCATGGCCGCATGAGCTGGTACATCAGCCCCCTCCAGGCGATCGGAGGCCGCGACCGAATCCGCTTGCGCTGACCCGGCTTGGAGGCCAAGAACCACAGCACAGCACATCATTGCGTAAACCTGGGTGTTTCCGACGGTCATCATTCACCCCATTCGCTCGCGGTTGATTCTTCGCCACACACAGCCACAAACAGCCACAAACAGGCTTACCGCGGGGCTTAAAACCGGAAGTCATTCGGCCCTGGCAAGGTGACGCTGAAGTTTGCCAGATTCGGATTGAAAACACCTGCAGCCAAAGGGCCTTTAGTCACACTCCCCCAATCGGCCTGCGTGTTGAAGTGCGCTTGCCCGACGCTTTTGTAATTCAGAATCAGAAATGCAATATGCCCCCACATCGTCTCGAATTTTTCGCGCGAATAGGACTTAACGCCAACCGCCGGATCCCCCACCAGCACAAAGCCGTTGGCAAAGCCCTTAACAACCACAAAATGGCGATAGCCATCCAGGTTCAAAACGACAATGGCAGGAACGCCCAGCTTCTCGAGTTCTTCAAGGGATAATTTATACCCGTTCGCCTCGAAGCCCTCTGCCTCGACATAGGCTTTCATATCCCGCATGGAAAAACCGGTATTTTGTATCGATGCCTGGTTGCCATGCTCATACATGCCCTTGAAGGTCTGGCTCTCATCAACCGGCCATTGGTAATGGTATTTCAACAGTGTTGCCAATGCGGCCGACCCACAACTGAAATCATACTTTTGCCGTATGGTGTTACGAAAAGCCTTCTCCTTGAAGGTGGCCACATTCACCCGGAAACCATCCAGCTGCCCCACCACTACCGACATGGGTGCGGCAAAGCCAGGCGCCACGGACAAAGCAGCCGATATCACCCATACCGCCTTTATCTGCCAAGCCAACATCGCACTCCTCCCGCGCCGTGTACGCAGCTACTGTACCGATACATTCAGAATGGTGGCATTCTGAATACTGACCGAGTTGCCGCTGTTCTGGATAACGGTGCCAATCCCGTTCATCCCAGCCAGCGCACCGGCGCCAATCATGTTCATTCCAGATGTGACATCCGTCAGCGCGCTGACTACTGAACCCGTCTGGGTTGCCGTATTGGCAGCACTCTGCACCCTTAAGCTTTCTACGCCGATTTGTCCGGTAATCGGTGCCAAATCCACGATTTCAGATCGTGCCGGCAAAACCAGCATATCGGCGTTATTTTTCTCGGCGCCAGATACTTCGAGCGGAGCGGCATACAGCCCACTCGAAACCCCATAGGTCATCACCACAACGATCAAGCCTCGAATCACCGTGTTCATCACAACCCCCAGCACGATTTGGCCTCGAAAGAACCAGCCACTCTGCTCATCTACCGCAGCCAGTCAGCGCCACAGTACGTCCTTGCCCCAGGAAACAAATGCGCAGTCCCTTATCGGGCAGACTGCACGTTGGCACCTACATTGATCGATTGCTGAATCAGGGCGTTGTTGCCGCTATTGGCGGATACCACCCCGAAGCCATTGATGTTTACATTGCTGATGCTGGTATTGCCGGAACTCAACGCGGGCACGACTGCGGGCGCGCCGACGAGGTCGACCGACGTAACCGATGTGCCAACACTACCCAACTGGTTGGAAGTCAGCGTATTGGTGTCAACGGCGCTGCTGATATTGAGAGTATCCCCGGCAAAAGCCGGGACAGAAAAAGCAGCAACCATACCGATAAGGATCCGGGCGACAACTCTGGCCATTTTCACACCCACTGAGCAAGTAGATTACGCCCGCCATATCCCGCATGCGCGGATTGCGAGCCATCCGGACCAAAAAACCGGGGCCTGAATACGGCCCCGGCATTGCTCCACTTAAGGCGTGATACTGGCGTTGATCTGCACGTTGTTCTGGCCTTGCTGCACCGAACCGAACCCTGCATTGCTTTGCATGACACCCACACCGTTAATGGTGTTGCCGGTGAGATTCGATGCGCCCGAAACCAGCACGGCCAAGCCAAAGCCCGCACCCAAGCCGGAATTGCCACCATTGCCGCCAGCAGCACCGGCACCGGAATCAGCATCAGCCAGCCCCAGCCCAAGGCCCAATAGTCCCAAACCAAGCGCACCAGCACCGGCATTTGAACCGGCACCGGCACCACCGCCAGCACCACCATTACCACTATCGCCAACGCCCAACCCCGGGGTGATCGGCACGGCAAAAGCACCAGCGTTCTGATCGGCATGGATCTTGTTCGTGTTGGTGTGAGTTACCGTTGTGGTCGTGTTGTAAGAATTCTTGGTGTTGTAGGAAGAAGTGGTATTGCCAATGTCCTTCCACGAAGCGGCAGTACTACCGTTGTTGGCCGCATTACTATGGTCGTCCGCATCAGCATTTGAATCGAAGTCCAGCTTGGTGTAGGTGTAGGTTTTGGTCTTGTTGTGGCTATCACTCGTCGTAGTGGTCTTGGTCTTGTTGTTGCTATTGGTATCCACGTCGGTCTTCGTAATCGTCGTGGTCTTGGTGCGATCATGCGAATCGTTTGAAATGGCGACGCTACCGTCATCTGCGGCGGCGCTATGTGCAATTGGAACCTGCACGGTTCCGTCATCAAGAACAGCAAAAGCAGCCGAAGTACCGAATGCCATTGCAAACCCAGTGATAATTGCGAGCTTGTTCATCACAAATCTCCTCAAAGCAATGATCCCTTGCGGGATGACCACGCCCCAACAACGAGACGCAGGCTATGCTGAGCAACAGCCATGCCAGATCAGACGAAAATCGCAAGCAATTGAATTTAAAAGAAAAAACACAAGACCAACCAAGCAAACCACAGCAAGAGTGTGTTTCACTTCTGAAACACAAACGCTAACCATCACCTTTGAATCGTGCCTTGATCTGCTCTAGACGCCTTGTCTGGCGCGGTTCTCAGAGCACCATTAGCAGATGTGCCACTCTTGAGACACCGTGGCGCTTCACCTCACCTCGGCACTGAGCTGGCACGCAATAATGGCAGCGAATCCATGTCACCCATGCTGATAACGCCCGACCAATGGCCGGTTTTCTGCATGCAAAGGGAGGGCGTGAAGGTGGCCGGCAATGCAGGCAACAAGCGAAAAATCAGCGCGAAGGTGCCGATGGTTTGGCGCGCAGAGGGATCGTGCGCACGATGCGGGTTCCGGCCAAACGGTCGTGCAGCAGTTGGCCACGCCGATCAAACCAGGCGGCCCACAACCAGGGTGACACCAGCCAAGCGGTGCCCAGCCAGGCCCACGACAGCCAAGCACGATCATGCCAGGCGAGAACCCACAAGGGCACGCATGGCAGATAGCACAACGATGCCGCCACAAACCGGATCAACAACTGCCGCCATGACGGGCGCACGCCATCGCTCGTCTCTAGCTGAAGTCGCCAGGTTTTCATCGCCAGCGTTTGCCCGCCACGGCACCAGCACAGGCCAAAATAGGCAAACGACGTGCCAATCAGTACGGTGAAGTTGAGCATCCGCAACCAGGGCGAAGTCGAGATCACGGCGACCGATGCGCCGCTGAGCGACTGATAGCCAAACTGATAAACAACCTGAATCAGCAATAAAACCGGCACCAGCAAAAACAGCTCATAAACCCAGGACAAACAGCGTCGCCACCATCCTGCATACAGAGTCGCTTCGGCCGTTATCTTGGGCGTTGCCTGGTTCATGGAACCTGTCCTTGGTTTACAACACGCTCCACCCGTTGCGGATGATGCGTGCCGGTATTGATCGCGGATCGCGTTTTACCAGATGCCCCGGGATGAGGAACGCCAACTCCGCCAGCGGTTGGCGCGCGCAGCGCAGCCAGCTTTTTTGCACCGGATGGAGTGCAACATCCGCATTCTGGATCGCGACGATCGCCAGTTCTGACGCACATTTTGCGACCTCGGCCTGAAAGGCCGTGAGCTCGGCCTGCGACGCCAAATAGCACGCGATGTTGCCGGCTTGAAACAAGCGGCAGATGCTAGCAAAGCACAGTTGACGAAGCCAGAAAAACTTGCCAAGCCAAACCTGATCCGCTAACGTCACACGTTCACCCAATCCAGATCAGTGTCGGCCGCCGAAGTGGCAGCCGATGCACCGAAAGGCACCGCCCGCGCAACACACCGCAGTCGTCCCCAACTCGGGCCACAAGCTCGATCGAAGGCGGCCCGCCCGGTAGAAAATTCGGATTTGCGGCATGGCCGATTGTCGAGAATCAACAGGAGCGCCGCATTACCGCGCGACACTCCGAACCGCCCGCACGCCCGCTGGCGATTCACCCGATTACTCAGACTAAGCGTGTCGACAAGTTCAACCTGGATGGCAGTAGGCTATCTAAAACATTTAGTTGTGAGGGTGATCCCATGGAAATCTCAGGTGCAGAGATCGTCACCCGCTGTCTGCAGGAAGAAGGCGTTGAATTCGTCTTCGGCTACCCAGGCGGCGCGGTTCTGGAAATCTACGACGCGATCTTCAAGCAAGAACACTTCAAGCACGTGCTGGTTCGGCACGAGCAAGCCGCGGTGCATGCCGCCGATGCGTATTCGCGCTCGAGCGACAAGATCGGCGTAGCGCTGGTCACCTCCGGCCCCGGCGCCACCAATGCCCTTACCGGTATCGCGACCGCCTATATGGACTCGATTCCGATGGTCGTGCTGTCGGGTCAGGTCGGCACGCCGGTGATCGGTTCGGATGCGTTCCAGGAAGTCGATATGGTCGGCTGTTCGCGGCCGATCGTGAAACACAACTTCCTGGTGAAGGATGTGCGCGACCTCGCCGCCACCTTCAAGAAGGCGTTTTACATCGCCTCGACCGGTCGCCCGGGCCCGGTGGTCATCGACATCCCCAAGGATGTGACCATGGCCAAGTGCGTGTTCGAGTACCCGAAATCGGTGGCTATCCGCAGCTACAACCCGCCGACCAAGGGTCATCCGGGCCAGATCAAGAAAGCCGCGCAACTGCTCGCCGAGGCCAAGCGTCCGTTCATCTATGTCGGCGGTGGCGCGGTTCAGGGCGGCGCCGGTGACCTCGTCACCGAGCTGGTCAAGCACCTGAATGTGCCATGCACCAACACCCTGATGGGGCTGGGCGCGCTGGACGGCACCGATCCGAACTTCGTCGGTATGCTCGGCATGCACGGCACGTACGAAGCCAACCTGGCGATGCAGTACTGCGATGTACTGATCGCCGTCGGCGCGCGCTTCGACGACCGGGTGATTTCGATTCCGAGCCAGTTCCTGTCGAACCCGAAAAAAATCGTCCACATCGACGTCGATCCAAGCTCGATCGCCAAGCGCGTCAAGGTCGACGTGCCCATCGTCGGCGACGTCAAGCATGTGCTGACCGATCTGATCGCCGTGCTGAAGGAAACCGGCCTCAAGCCGAACGCCGATGCGCTGGCCAACTGGTGGAAACAGATCGACGAATGGCGCAAGCCGAACTCGCTGCTGTACACGCCATCGACCGAGGTCATCAAGCCACAATCGGTGATTGAGGCGCTGTGGCAGGTTACCAATGGCGAAGCCATCGTCACCTCCGACGTCGGCCAGCATCAGATGTGGGCCGCGCAGTATTACAAGTTCCGTCGTCCCAAGCAGTGGATCAACTCGGGCGGCCTCGGCACCATGGGCTTTGGCCTGCCGGCCGCAATGGGCGCGCAGTTGGCCAACCCGAACGCGCAGGTCGCCTGCGTCACCGGTGAAGGCTCGATCCAGATGAACATCCAGGAACTGTCGACCTGCAAGCAATACCACACGCCGGTGAAGGTGCTGAGCCTGAACAACCGCTATCTGGGCATGGTTCGCCAGTGGCAGGAGTTCTTCTACGGCACCCGTTATTCCGAGTCGTATATGGATGCCTTGCCCGATTTCGTCAAAGTCGCCGAGGCCTATGGCCACGTCGGCTTCAAGGTCGAGAATCCGGCCGACGTCGAGCCGGTGCTGAAGGAAGCCTTCGGCCCGTCGCTGAAGGAACGCCTGGTGTTTATCGATTTCCGCACCGACCAGACCGAGAACGTGTTCCCGATGATCCAGAACGGGCGCGGCCTGAACCAGATGGACCTGCCGCCGCATATGCGCGGCATGCAGCAGGTGCCGTTCGACAACAACCGTGACTACGGCAACCTGGCCTGAGGAGGAATGAACATGCGACATATTCTTTCCGTCCTGATCGAAAACGAAGCCGGCGCGCTGTCGCGCGTCACCGGGCTGTTTTCGGCACGCGGCTACAACATCGATTCGCTGACGGTGCAAACCACCGAAGACGCGACGCTCTCACGCATGACGATCGTCACCCACGGTTCCGATGACGTGATCGAGCAGATCACCAAGCAGCTCAACAAGCTGATCGAAGTGGTCAAGGTCATCGACCTGAACGAAGCCGAGCACATCGAGCGCGAGCTGATGCTGATCAAGGTCCGCGCCACCGGCAAGGAACGCGATGAGATGAAGCGGATGGCGGAAATTTTCCGCGGCCATATCATCGATGTGACCGAGAAAAGCTACACCATCGAGCTGACCGGCGACGGCAATAAACTCGACGCCTTTATCAAGGCGATCGACCCGGCGGTGATCCTTGAAACCGTGCGTACCGGCGCCTCGGGCATCGGCCGCGGTGAACGCATCCTCAAAGTCTGACGCACCACCGATTTCAATACGCTGAACTTGGGGCGAGCGCCGCCCCGCCATTCAAAAAGGAATGAAACAATGAAAGTTTCCTACGACAAAGATTGTGATATCTCGATCATCCGCGGCAAGAAGGTCGCCATCATCGGCTACGGCTCGCAAGGCCATGCCCACGCCTGCAACCTGAAGGACTCCGGCGTTGACGTGACCGTGGGTCTGCGCGCAGGCTCGGCGACCGTTAAGAAAGCCGAAGCTCACGGCCTGAAGGTTTCCGACGTGAAGACCGCCGTCGCCAACGCCGACGTGGTGATGATCCTGACCCCGGACGAATTCCAATCCAAGCTGTACCTGGACGAGATCGAGCCGAACATCAAGCAGGGCGCGACGCTGGCGTTCGCTCACGGCTTCGCGATCCACTACAACCAGGTCGTGCCGCGCAAGGATCTGGACGTGATCATGATCGCACCGAAGGCACCGGGCCACACCGTGCGTTCCGAATTCGTCCGTGGCGGCGGCGTACCTGACCTGATCGCCATCTTCCAGGATGCATCGGGCAAGGCCAAGCAAACCGCGCTGTCGTACGCCAGCGGCGTCGGCGGCGGCCGTACCGGTATCATCGAAACCACCTTCAAGGACGAGACCGAAACCGACCTGTTCGGCGAACAGGCCGTGCTGTGCGGTGGCGCCGTTGAACTGGTGAAGATGGGCTTCGAGACCCTAGTTGAAGCCGGCTACGAGCCGGAAATGGCCTACTTCGAATGCCTGCACGAGCTGAAGCTGATCGTCGACCTGATGTTCGAAGGCGGCATCGCCAACATGAACTACTCGATCTCCAACAATGCCGAATACGGTGAATACGTGACCGGCCCGAAGGTGATCAACGAAGAATCCCGCAAGGCGATGCGTCAGGCACTGAAGAACATCCAGACTGGCGAATACGCCAAGCAGTTCATTCTGGAAGGCCAGACCAACTACGCCTCGATGACCGCTGCCCGTCGTAACAACGCCGCGCACGGCATCGAAGTCGTTGGTGCCAAGCTGCGTGAGATGATGCCGTGGATTCAGGCAAACAAGATCGTCGACCAGTCGAAGAACTAATTCGACACCGTGCATCACCCGAAACGGCCAGCCTTTGCTGGCCGTTTTTTTTGCCCGCTCCGCATGCCGCACGAGATGAACTCGACTACGCCAGTAGTGCTGCAGATTACGACCGCCCTTATCGGCGGTGATGCGATGAGTGCCGAAGCATCTGAAGCATTTTTGGCAACAAGCTGACAGCCGGCTTTGCCCGCCCCTTCGCCCATGCACCTGGCGACTCATGCTGCAATACCCGGTAAATCCGCGGGATGCTCGACTAGACTGATGACGTGCAATCCCATCGCCCAGAGCGATATTCCCAGCTTACCCTTCAATCTGAATGCCATTCAAACTTGCCAACAAGGCAAGATTTGGTATAGAAATTAGAAAGGGGCAAATGACATTCACACTAATTAGAACGTCGCCATGCCATTCGTTGGCAGCGCTCACAAGGCGCCGCCAATCATGAGCGTGCACCAGATGCAGACGTGTCCCTGTCAATTGATCATCCCCTCAGGAATTCATATGGACAAACGCATCTGCGCCGTGCCCCTCACGGTCATGGCCATCTCATGCCAGCTCGCCTTCGCAATCCCTCCCAAAGCCAAGCCCAATTCCCAGATTGAGCAGCTCAGACAAGCGAACCAGCAGCAAGCGGCCAAACTGGCGGCGCTGGAAGATCAGATCCAGGCTTTGCAAAAAATGGTCGGCGATTTGAACAACAAACTGGTTGGCACCGCCCCCCCGCTCGCCAAACAGACCAGCCCCGGCACCTGGAACAAAACGGGTAATGCGCCGGGCCAGCCACAACAAGGTAGCGTCGTTGCCGCCGTGGCGCCACCACGCCAGCTGCTACCGCCGCTACCCCCGGTTCCCGCCGATAAAACGGCCGGCGATGCGCCCAAGAGCGTCGAGGACATCTATCAAGCGGCCAGTGGTTTCAATTCGTCGAGCCGCTATTCGCTTGAGGCGGGGCTGACTTACAGCCACTACGACACGCGCGAGCTCAAGCTCAGCGGCTTTCTGGCGCTGGACTCGATCTTTCTAGGCAATATCAATCTCGACCGAACCAAGCAGGACACGCTCACACTGGATCTGACCGCCCGTTACTCACCGAGCCCGCGCTGGCAGTTCGACATCAGCACTCCCTTCGTCTACCGCAATGCCCAGTATTTCTCCGGTGGCGCCGGCGGCGCCGCCACCAGCGTGTCCGAAGCCGAAGTCACCCGTTCGCCACAGCTCGGTGATGTCAACGTCGGCATAGCCTACAAGCTGATACAGGAAACGATCGACTGGCCGGATACCACCGCCAGCCTGAGCCTGCGCGCGCCGACCGGCAAAGAACCTTATGGCATCAAACTGGCCGAGGTCCCCGGCAGCAATGGCAACCTGATGGTGCCATCGGAACTACCCACCGGTAGCGGCATGTGGGGCCTGACCGGCGGACTGGCAGTAGTCAAAACCGTCGATCCGGCGGTGATCTTTGCCAACGTCGGTTACAGCTATTACTTCAAGCGTAGCTTCGACGACATCAGCGCCAATGTCGAAACAACGCAGGCGGGCGAAGTGCAGCAAGGCAGCAGCCTGCAATTCGGCGCCGGCACCGCCTTCGCGCTGAACGAGAAACTCAGCCTGGGCCTGTCATATTCGCAGC encodes:
- a CDS encoding transporter; this translates as MDKRICAVPLTVMAISCQLAFAIPPKAKPNSQIEQLRQANQQQAAKLAALEDQIQALQKMVGDLNNKLVGTAPPLAKQTSPGTWNKTGNAPGQPQQGSVVAAVAPPRQLLPPLPPVPADKTAGDAPKSVEDIYQAASGFNSSSRYSLEAGLTYSHYDTRELKLSGFLALDSIFLGNINLDRTKQDTLTLDLTARYSPSPRWQFDISTPFVYRNAQYFSGGAGGAATSVSEAEVTRSPQLGDVNVGIAYKLIQETIDWPDTTASLSLRAPTGKEPYGIKLAEVPGSNGNLMVPSELPTGSGMWGLTGGLAVVKTVDPAVIFANVGYSYYFKRSFDDISANVETTQAGEVQQGSSLQFGAGTAFALNEKLSLGLSYSQQLVRKSRIRAEGTTWSDVIGSDANVATFNVGMTYAVSKDMSVIPNLAIGLTPEAANYTVSIKMPYNF